A single genomic interval of Alligator mississippiensis isolate rAllMis1 chromosome 15, rAllMis1, whole genome shotgun sequence harbors:
- the STAC3 gene encoding SH3 and cysteine-rich domain-containing protein 3 isoform X2: MTEKEALEPPASPGEMAEGQIQRLRHLFQRKAPEPPPETPEPQPENGALVSPSGGPLYYIYEEEEEEEEEPEPPPELPPPVNDKPHKFKEHYFKKPKFCDVCARMIVLNNKFGLRCKNCKTSIHQHCQSYTKMQRCFGKIPPGFRRAYSSPLYSDQQYACVKELLSATNRSDPVFETLRTGVIMANKERKKGQEEKKNPLAAMMEEEQEPPKPEGDKAEGGNPEGDKKAEKSTPDDKSKKPQAGVRGGFGQSHYFVALYRFKALEKDDLDFPPGEKITVIDDSNEEWWRGKIGEKVGYFPTNYIIRVRVGERVLKVTRSFVGNREIGQITLKKDQIVVQKGEELNGYIKVYTGRKVGLFPADFLQEI, encoded by the exons ATGACGGAGAAGGAAGCACTGGAGCCACCGGCCTCACCGGGAGAGATGGCCGAGGGCCAG ATCCAGCGGCTCCGGCACCTCTTCCAGCGCAAGGCCCCGGAGCCGCCGCCTGAGACGCCCGAGCCGCAGCCCGAGAACGGGGCCCTGGTGAGCCCCTCGGGGGGGCCCCTCTACTACATCtacgaggaggaggaagaggaggaggaggagcccgaGCCGCCCCCGGAGCTACCGCCGCCCGTCAATGACAAGCCCCACAAGTTCAAGGAGCATTACTTCAAGAAGCCCAAGTTCTGCGACGTCTGTGCCCGCATGATTGTCC TGAACAACAAGTTTGGGCTGCGGTGCAAGAACTGCAAGACCAGCATCCACCAGCACTGCCAGTCCTACACCAAGATGCAGCGCTGCTTCGGCAAGATC CCGCCCGGCTTCCGGCGGGCCTACAGCTCGCCCCTGTACAGCGACCAGCAGTACGCCTGCGTCAAGGAGCTGCTCT ccgcCACCAACCGGAGTGACCCCGTGTTCGAGACCCTGCGCACAGGCGTCATCATGGCCAACAAGGAGCGCAAGAAGGGCCAAGAGGAGAAGAAGAAC cccctggcggCCATgatggaggaggagcaggagccgCCCAAGCCAGAGGGGGAcaaggcagagggag GGAACCCTGAGGGCGACAAGAAGGCAGAAAAGAGCACCCCTGATGACAAG aGCAAGAAGCCGCAGGCCGGGGTGCGCGGGGGCTTCGGGCAGTCCCACTACTTTGTGGCCCTCTATCGCTTCAAGGCACTGGAGAAAGATGACCTGGATTTCCC CCCCGGGGAGAAGATCACTGTCATCGACGACTCCAACGAGGAGTGGTGGAGG GGCAAGATTGGCGAGAAGGTTGGCTACTTCCCCACCAACTACATCATCCGGGTGCGGGTGGGTGAGCGTGTGCTCAAGGTGACCCGCTCCTTTGTGGGCAACCGCGAGATTGGGCAGATCACCCTCAAGAAGGACCAG ATCGTGGTGCAGAAGGGCGAGGAGCTGAACGGCTACATCAAGGTGTACACGGGGCGCAAAGTCGGGCTCTTCCCCGCTGACTTCCTGCAGGAGATCTGA
- the STAC3 gene encoding SH3 and cysteine-rich domain-containing protein 3 isoform X1, with product MTYVMGWALAVPPPPWGSPPSCALAPMSVASPRPARVSLSCGRSCPGPSAGTAWSWSERPLPSPATVMTEKEALEPPASPGEMAEGQIQRLRHLFQRKAPEPPPETPEPQPENGALVSPSGGPLYYIYEEEEEEEEEPEPPPELPPPVNDKPHKFKEHYFKKPKFCDVCARMIVLNNKFGLRCKNCKTSIHQHCQSYTKMQRCFGKIPPGFRRAYSSPLYSDQQYACVKELLSATNRSDPVFETLRTGVIMANKERKKGQEEKKNPLAAMMEEEQEPPKPEGDKAEGGNPEGDKKAEKSTPDDKSKKPQAGVRGGFGQSHYFVALYRFKALEKDDLDFPPGEKITVIDDSNEEWWRGKIGEKVGYFPTNYIIRVRVGERVLKVTRSFVGNREIGQITLKKDQIVVQKGEELNGYIKVYTGRKVGLFPADFLQEI from the exons atgacATATGTCATGGGCTGggccctggctgtgcccccccccccatggggcaGTCCCCCAAGCTGTGCCCTGGCCCCCATGAGCGTGGCCAGCCCCCGCCCAGCTCGGGTTTCGCTGTCATGCGGGCGCAGCTGTCCTGGCCCATCCGCGGGCACCGCCTGGAGCTGGAGTGAGaggcccctgcccagcccggcCACAGT TATGACGGAGAAGGAAGCACTGGAGCCACCGGCCTCACCGGGAGAGATGGCCGAGGGCCAG ATCCAGCGGCTCCGGCACCTCTTCCAGCGCAAGGCCCCGGAGCCGCCGCCTGAGACGCCCGAGCCGCAGCCCGAGAACGGGGCCCTGGTGAGCCCCTCGGGGGGGCCCCTCTACTACATCtacgaggaggaggaagaggaggaggaggagcccgaGCCGCCCCCGGAGCTACCGCCGCCCGTCAATGACAAGCCCCACAAGTTCAAGGAGCATTACTTCAAGAAGCCCAAGTTCTGCGACGTCTGTGCCCGCATGATTGTCC TGAACAACAAGTTTGGGCTGCGGTGCAAGAACTGCAAGACCAGCATCCACCAGCACTGCCAGTCCTACACCAAGATGCAGCGCTGCTTCGGCAAGATC CCGCCCGGCTTCCGGCGGGCCTACAGCTCGCCCCTGTACAGCGACCAGCAGTACGCCTGCGTCAAGGAGCTGCTCT ccgcCACCAACCGGAGTGACCCCGTGTTCGAGACCCTGCGCACAGGCGTCATCATGGCCAACAAGGAGCGCAAGAAGGGCCAAGAGGAGAAGAAGAAC cccctggcggCCATgatggaggaggagcaggagccgCCCAAGCCAGAGGGGGAcaaggcagagggag GGAACCCTGAGGGCGACAAGAAGGCAGAAAAGAGCACCCCTGATGACAAG aGCAAGAAGCCGCAGGCCGGGGTGCGCGGGGGCTTCGGGCAGTCCCACTACTTTGTGGCCCTCTATCGCTTCAAGGCACTGGAGAAAGATGACCTGGATTTCCC CCCCGGGGAGAAGATCACTGTCATCGACGACTCCAACGAGGAGTGGTGGAGG GGCAAGATTGGCGAGAAGGTTGGCTACTTCCCCACCAACTACATCATCCGGGTGCGGGTGGGTGAGCGTGTGCTCAAGGTGACCCGCTCCTTTGTGGGCAACCGCGAGATTGGGCAGATCACCCTCAAGAAGGACCAG ATCGTGGTGCAGAAGGGCGAGGAGCTGAACGGCTACATCAAGGTGTACACGGGGCGCAAAGTCGGGCTCTTCCCCGCTGACTTCCTGCAGGAGATCTGA